The sequence GTGAAGAAAATTCAGGAAAACTTGTAAATATTGTTCGTGATAAAGCTAAAACAATAGCCAAAGCAGAAAATATTGAAACTATAATTATTGATGGACCTCCGGGAATTGGTTGCCCTGTAATTTCAACTATCACAGGCGTTGACCATGTTGTAATAGTAACAGAACCTACTATTTCTGGAATGCATGATTTAAAAAGGACAGTTGAAATATGCTCAAAATTCAACCTGAAAACATGGGTAATCATAAATAAATACGACCTAAATTATGAAATGTCAAACCAGATAGAGGATTATTGCAATAGTATTAATATTAGTATTGCCGGAAAACTTCTTTTTGATTCCAAAGTGGTTGAAGCAATGGTTAATTGCAAAAGCATTGTGGAATATGCTCCAAAGTCAGCTTTTGTAATAGAGTTACAAACTGCATTTATAAAAATAACCAATGGAAAAATATAAAGGCTATATTCATTTATACACTGGTAACGGCAAAGGTAAAACCACCGCAGCGTTGGGTTTAGCTCTTAGGGCTGTTGGAGCAGGTAAACGCGTGTTTATTGGTCAATTTGTAAAAGGTATGCACTATGCTGAAATAGATGCTTTAAAAAGATTTTCAGAAATTGAGATTAAACAATATGGTTTGGATTGTTTTATTAAAAAGGAACCGACTGAAAAAGATATAAAAGCAGCTCAAATTGGGTTGAGGGAAGTTACCGAAATGATTCTGGAAAATAAATACGATATAGTGGTTATGGATGAAGTTTGCATTGCTCTTCATTACCATTTATTTGATTTGAATGATATTATTAAAATATTGCAAAAAAAGCCCGTATCAATGGAAATAATCTTAACAGGAAGATATGCTCCTGCTAAATTATATGAATTGGCTGATTTAATTACTGAAATGAAAGAAATTAAACACTATTACAACAAGGGTGTGCAAGCAAGAAAAGGGATTGAATACTAGTATGAAAAACGATATACATCATATTGGCTTACAAGTCATCGAAAAAGACCTTCAGCCATTTTATATTGAAATATTGGGCTGTATTCCGCTTAGAACATTTAACCTATCTAAAGAAGAAGCATTTTCAATCTTCAATATCAAAAAAGATGTTGAGGTTATATATTGTAAATGCAATGATATAGAGTTGGAACTTTTTGTCGTCAACAATATCAAAATTCCAACCTTTAATCATATATGTTTCCATACTGATAATGCAACGGAATTAATAAACAAAGCTAAAATGGCTGGTTTTCGTTTGCATATTCGAGAAAAGAAAGATAAAACCAAAACTTATTTTGTATGTGATTCAAATTATAATTTGTTTGAAATTAAAACAATAAAACAATGATAAGTTTCGGACCCATACCATCTCGCAGGTTAGGAAAAAGCCTTGGAATAAACAATATTCCAGAACAAAAAATATGTTCGTATTCCTGTGTGTATTGTCAGGTTGGATTGACAAGGAAATACTGTGTTGAGCGAACCACATTTTACGAACCCGAATTTATTTACAACGAAGTCAGCCATCATTTAGAAAAATTAAAACCTTCCGACAAACCCGATTATTTGACATTTGTAGCAAACGGTGAACCTACCTTAGATATTAATCTCGGTAAATCTATTGCCAAACTTAAATCACTTGGCATACCTGTTGCCGTAATTACCAATGCCTCGCTATTACATGTGCCCGAAGTTCGTCATGACCTGCTAATGGCCGATTGGGTATCGGTAAAAATTGATGCAAACGAGGAAGCTATCTGGAAAAAAATAAACCGACCCCATAAAAAAATTCACTTTTCAGATTATTTGAAAGGATTACAACTATTTTCATCGGAATACAAAGGAAAATTATGCACAGAAACCATGTTAATAGAGAGTTTTAACGATACAATCGAAATATTACAAGCAACGGCAGCCTTAATCAAACAAATAAATCCGGCAGTAGCTTATATCTCCATTCCTACCCGTCCGCCAGCTATAAAAACCATTAAACCACCTAGTGAAAAAAAAATAAACGAAGCCTACCAAATTTTCTTAAATGCCGGCTTAAATGCAGAACTTACCCTTGGTTTTGAAGGTACCAATACCGGTTATACAGGCAATGCATACGAGGATATTCTCAATATATGTGCAGTTCATCCCATTAGAGAAGATACTATGCAAGAACTCTTACAGAAAGACAATGCCGACTATAATATGGTGAAATCAATGATTGAGAATAATATAATTCAACAAATTGAATACAATTCAAACAAATTTTACATAAGAAAACTTAATAATTAATAACTTTTAAAATTAAACAAATGAAAACGACAGATGTATTAGTCATTGGAGGCAGTGCAGCCGGGATGGTAGCTGCCTTAACAGGTAAAGCTCATTGGTCTAATAAAGAGTTTATCCTTGTAAAAAAACAAAAAGAGATGATGGTGCCATGCGGCATACCCTACATTTTTGGGACACTTGATTGCAGTGAAAAAAACCTTATGCCCGTAGATACCATGCTTCAAAAAAATGGCATAACCTCAATTGTTGACGAAGCAACAGAAATTGACACCAACAATAAAGTAGTAACCTTTGCCAGTGGCGAAAAAATTGGTTATCAAAAATTGATTATTGCCACAGGCTCAATTCCAGTCAAACCTAAATGGCTTGAGGGGGCTGATTTGGAAAATGTTTTTGTCATCCCTAAAGACAAAGCTTATCTTGATAATATGAAAGCAAAACTGGAACAGGTTAAAAATATTGCTGTGATTGGTGCAGGTTTTATTGGGGTTGAGCTTTCCGATGAGCTTACCAAGAAAGGATATAAAGTTACCCTGATTGAAAAACTACCTCATATCTTAAATCTTGCTTTTGACCCTGAAATAGCAAAAAATATTCATGATTTACTTACTAAGAAAGGCTTAAACATTATTACAGGAAAAGGAATAAGCAAGGTATTGGGAAACAACAAAGTTGAAGCCATCGAACTCGAAGATGGACAAACTTTGAAAATGGACGCCGTTGTTTTATCCATTGGGTATAAACCCAATAGTGAATTAGCTAAAAAATCGGGTATTTATGTCGATGAAGATAATTTTATCGCCGTTGATGAGTATATGCGTACACATGTTAAAGATGTATTTGCCGTTGGAGATTGTGCCCAAAAACGCGATTTTGTAACCCGCCGAAGAGTACCAACTATGCTTGCATCAACAGCTTGCGCTGAAGCAAGAATTGCAGGAATGAATTTATTTAATCTCCATGTTGTCAAAACGTTTAGCGGAACTATTGCTATTTATTCCACTGCCATAGATGATATAGGGTTTGGCACAGCAGGAGTAACCGAACAACGAGCTGAACAAGAAGGCATTGCTACGATTACTGGTACTTTTGAAGGTGTTAACAGACATCCCGGAAATTTACCTGATGCTCATAAGCAAATTGTAAAACTTATTGCAGCCAAAAATTCGGGTATTATCATTGGAGGAGAAGTAATAGGAGGAAAAGAAGCAGGTGAATTGACCAATGTTATAGGGTTGGCTATACAAAATCGCATGTCTGTTAATTCTTTTTTAACCATGCAAATAGGAACGCATCCATGCCTCACTGCATCTCCTGCAGCTTATCCTTTAATTAAGGCGGCTGAAAGTATTGCAATCAAAATGTTAAACCATAAAGAATAATAAAATTATGGGTGCTTTTGAAAAAATAAACTTGCCCAGTGTGAAAAATATTATTGTAGTAGCATCTGGCAAGGGCGGTGTAGGAAAATCAACAGTTTCAACCAATTTGGCAATAGCATTGGCACGTAATGGTGAAAAAGTTGCCTTAGTCGATGCTGATATTTACGGACCTTCAATTCCTAAAATGTTTGGCATTGAAAACGCCAGACCTGATGTTACAACTTTTGGTGATAAAGAAATGATGTTCCCCATTGAGAAATATGGTGTAAAAATCATGTCTATTGGTTTCTTTCTGGCAGCTAATCAGGGTTTAATCTGGCGTGGACCGATGGCTGCTAATGCGATTACTCAACTTTTCGAAAATACAGAATGGGGTGAAATAGATTATATGATAATTGATTTTCCACCGGGAACAGGTGATATACAACTTACAACAGTTCAAAAGATAAAACTTACAGGTGTAATTATTGTTACAACGCCTCAGGAAATAGCCCTGAACGATGCCCGCAAAGCAGCTTCAATGTTTACAAACCCTGATTTGAATGTACCTATCCTTGGTATTATTGAAAACATGTCGTGGTTTACTCCTAAAAAACATCCCGAAGAAAAGTATTACATTTTCGGACAAGGCGGAGGTGCGATATTAGCTTCCGAACTAAATTCTACCTTATTAGGACAAATACCTTTAGTTTCCGAAGTTGGCGAAGCTGCCGAAAAAGGGTTGAGCATTTACAACCAAACTGACAAAACAGTTATTTCAGCTTTTGAAAAAGTAATAGAAAAAATTGTTTAGCCAATAATTCATTTTGAGTATTGTCCAACGCTATGTCAAGCACATGCTGCAAACCGCACGAGCCTCCCTCGACCAAAGTTTGCAGCAAAAGCTTGCCATTTTCCACACACTACTGGCAGTAACAAAAACAAAAAATCCCTTCCCTTCTGTAAAAATTTAAACGCTAACACACACTCCAACCCAGCCAAAAACGCTTTGACTTATGACAGCTAAATATAAAATAATAGTATCTTTGTGACACGAATGACAAGAACCGCCAGTTGCTAACAAAGTGTAAATGCCATAAGGGTTTCAGAGGTTTTCGAAGGTCAGAAGTCCGCTTTAACTTTTCGTGTAACTTGATAGGAAATCACCCGCAATCCCTTACGGCACTTACACTCGACCGTTACCGGTAATGGTATTGCGACAGTGCAACATTCAAACATTTTTCCGGACAACAGACAATAAAATGGATTTTGGCAATGCCGTTTGGCTATCCCTTCGCAAAATAAAAAGAGCTGCAAAGCCACCCCAAACCGACCCAAATTGCAGCACATTTTATTTTGCCCAACAGCACAACAACGACAGTTTGACTAACTTTTTGATTTTGTAAGCGACTTCTTATTCTTCCAATCATTAAAGGTTTTTTCTGTAACTGTATCACCTATAGATTTAAAATGTTCAATTGCAGGTTTTCTTCCTTCAAATTTGGACACAGCCCAATCTTGTAGCTCAAACAAGTAATCGGCTATCATTTCTTTTGTGGTTTGCTTAATATTAAAATTGAACTTCTCTTTTCCGAGTTGAACGACTGGACTGTGATATTTTTCAAATTCATTCTTAGCATATTGAAATGCATTGGTTTCATTCAACATATTTTTTGTATCTGCATCGAACTGATTAAACGCATTGTAATACATCGCTATTTTCTGTAAATCTCTGTAATTACCATACAAAGGTAACTGCTTTAGCCATTTCACTAATTCCAATTCCTTTGGAGCATCACCTTTAAATTTTAATCCTTTCCAAATATTTTCCCAATCTGTTATTCTATCTTCAACAGTTTCTCTTATTGAGGGAATATTTACAACGTGTTGGACTATTCTATCGTAAAAATCAGGCAGTAATTCGTTTCGCAATTCGGCAACACTTTTATTGGTGGCAAAAATCAAGCGACATTCAACCTTTATTTCTTTATTACTTCCCATTCTTCGGATAGACATTTTATTATGCTTATCTGTTTGCAATGCCTTCATTAATTTTGCCTGAACTAGCTTTGACAGATGATGGATTTCATCAAGAAATAAAATCCCTCCATCTGCTTCCTCTAAAAGGCCTTTTTTTACAGCATTTGCACCAGTAAATGCACCTTTCTCAAAACCAAATAACTCTGCCTCTGCTTTACTATCTTCATCAAATGATGCACAATTCGCTTCTATGAAGGGATTTTTATTGTCAAATGATTGCTTTGCTTCGCTTGCAATTTTTGACTTACCAATTCCTCTTTCTCCTATCAATAAAATTGAGAAACCTGATTTAAGAAATGTTTCCATTTTCTTGTTTACCAATTTCCTCGATGGGGATTTTGTTTCGCTGAAAACTTTAAACTCTGCACCAATTGTAGAAATTAGATTAGTTGGTATTTCTTGAATTGAAAACTGTTTAAATCTCTTTTCAAGTTTGTCACTTTTATCATCATAGGTTTTAATAAATCTAGTATTCTCTGGCAACTGTCCTGCCTCTGCAAGAATGTGCCAAACAACTTGGGTTTCATTGCTCCCTAATGAAACATTTATTATTGGCTGGAAATTCTTCTGCTTTGAAAAATATTGCCTTGACCATCTGCTTACTACATCAGAAATTTGCTTTTCATCTCTTAGGTCATTTACATTGAGTTCTACAACTTTGAAATTCCCTTGATAAACATTTTTAAAGTTAGAGTATTCAGTCAGCCATTTTATCTGTTGCTCAATCGGATAATGCTGAATATTTCTCCAAACTGCATGTTCAAATATTTTAATTTTATTAGGGTATTTCTTTTTGACATAAGAAAATTCCGCTTCTAAATCATAACAAATTTTGTCGTTAGAAATTATCTCATCAAACAACTCCTTCAGTCCTTGGTTGATAACAAACTCATCATCAAGTATTGTTTTTTTATAACTAACCCTTCTGCTCGATAGTTTGTCGAATGCTATTTGCGGAGCAGTCAGGTAAATTATTTCATCAAATAAAAAGCCGTTCTGTTTTGGAGTATCAAATATTACGTTGAGTTCTTCTTGTTCCAAGCGGCTTAAATCCAATTTTTCTGAAGGCAACTTTTCAAATAGGTAAAACCTACTTAGTATATGCTTGAGGTATGCAACCCCGTGAGTTGTGTAGTGCCAAGAAATGTAAATGTTTTTCATTCCACAAAGGTAATTTATTTCTTGTAGGTATTATATGTTTCTTTCGTAAGTTTCTTTATCGCTTGTATATCAATGTTTTAAGAAATCTGAAACGGTTTGGCACAGCTTTCAACTATACTCATTCTAAATCGAAAGAAAATGAACAAACAAATTTTAGAGTTTAGAAAAACTGACCACTTCTTATTCAGCCAATGGGACAGAAGCATTGACGACCAAATGCTTTACAAAATACTACCGTATGTAGAATGCACCAAATGTGAAAAAGACGTTGTTCTAGTATTGCCATCATTTCTAAAAAAGAAAGGTTTAGCTAAAGACGAAGAAACTTGCCTCGTCTTAATTGTGAAAAGAAATCTAATCCTTACTGGCTACTGGTGTGACCACCCGAACTATTTATTCAAAAAAGAAAAGGGTGCTCACTTTCAAATGCTCTACATATAATTGTTACAACTCAATAAATCAAATAAAATGCACATACTAAAAATCATTCACGGCTACCCACTCAACTACAATGCAGGTTCAGAAGTTTATAGTCAATCTATTTGCAACGAACTTTCCAAAAGGCACAAAGTATCTGTTTTCACTAGAGAAGAAAATCCCTACTCGCCTGACTTTACAATCCGACACGAAAACAAAACTGATAATCTTAATTTCTATTTCGTAAACAATCCGCAAGGAAAGGACGGTTATCGTCACAAACAGATGGATGAGAACTTTGCGGAACTAGTAAAGCAAATCAAACCCGACATTGCACACATTGGACACGTTAATCATCTTTCCACAGGTTTGATTGATGAACTGAACAAACTCAATATTCCAATCATTTACACGCTTCACGACTTTTGGCTGATGTGTCCGAGAGGACAATTCCTTACACGAAGCATTGGCAAAACCAACAACTTTCAGTTGTGCAAAAAGCAAGACGACAAAAAATGTGCGACAGATTGTTACAAAGTTTATTTCAGCGGACGAGAAGAAAACGAACAAAATGAAATTGAAAATTGGAGCAATTGGATACATCAGCGAATGGCTGAAACAAAATCAATCATTAACAAGGTAGATTTATTCATTGCACCATCACACTATTTACGAAACAGATTTATCAATGAGTTTGAAGTTCCAGAAAATAAAATCGTTTACCTTGATTACGGTTTTCCAACAGAATATTTGACGCAAACAAAAAAATCAAACGAAAAAACAAATTTCACTTTTGGTTACATAGGAACTCTTATACCTGCAAAAGGTGTGAATGATTTGATTGAAGCGTTCAAACAAATTGAAGAACCTGCAACACTTAAAATTTACGGCAGAGAAAACGGACAAAGCACTAATGCACTAAAGTTGCTCGCATCAACTTCAAAAAACAAAATTGAGTTTGCAGGTGAATACATCAATCATAATTTGGCAAATGATGTTTTTTCAAATGTTGATTGTATTGTAGTCCCGAGCATTTGGGGCGAAAATTCACCCCTTGTTATTCACGAAGCACAATCGTGCAAAGTTCCTGTAATTACAGCCGACTTTGGCGGAATGAAAGAATATGTTCAGCACAATATCAACGGACTTTTGTTTGAACATCGCAACACAAATTCGTTGGCAGAGCAAATGAAATTTGCTGTTACAAATCCCGATAAAATGAAAACATTAGGCGAAAAAGGTTATTTGTATTCCGCAGACGGAAGCGTTCCAAATATTCAGGACCATTGTAAAGAATTAGAAAATATTTATAGCGAATTCATTTATAAACTTTGGCGTGTTACGCTAGACACAAATCCTGAAGATTGTAATTTGAGTTGCACAATGTGCGAAGAACACAGCCCATTTTCAACTTATATAAAAGAGAAATTGGGCGGTAAACACCGCAGAATGCCGAAAGAATGGTTAGAACCCATTTTTCAGCAAGCGAAAAAAATAGGTGTTACGGAAATGATACCGTCCACAATGGGCGAACCGTTAATCTATAAGCATTTTGCCCACTTCATTGAGTTGTGTTACAAATACGACATCAAAATGAATTTGACCACCAACGGAACGTTTCCGAGAACAACAGAGAAAACCGTTACTGAGTGGGCGAAGCTAATTGTTCCAATTACAACCGATGTGAAAATAAGTTGGAACGGTGCAACCGCAGAAACTTCGCAAAAAGTAATGTTGAAAATAAACTTTGACGAAGCAGTTGCAAACGTGAAAGAGTTTATGCGTATTCGTGAAGAACACTTTGCAAAAACTGGTTATTACTGCCGTGTTACTTTCCAGCTAACATTTATGCAAAATAATATGCACGAGTTAGCAGACATTGTGAAGTTGGCGGCTGAGTTGGGTGTTGATAGAGTAAAAGGACATCAGCTTTGGGCACACTTTGACGAAATCAAGCATTTGTCAATGAAAGCAACACCTGAAAGTATTTTACAATGGAACGAGTATGTAAAAGAAGCCCACGAAGCACAAGAGAAATTCCGTAAACCAAATGGCGATAAAGTGATTTTGGAAAACATTATTCCATTGCAGAAAAATGAAAACAAAGAAATCCCCGAAAGTTATGAATGCCCGTTTTTGGAAAAAGAACTATGGGTATCTGCCACAGGTAAAATTTCGCCTTGTTGTGCTCCAGACGAACAACGTAATACGCTTGGAGATTTCGGGAACATAGAAAATACAAGCATTGAAGAAGTGTTGCGAAGCGATAACTACCAAAACCTAGTGAAGAACTACAAGAAAATTGATTTATGTAAAACCTGTAATATGCGTAAACCCAATAAAATATGAAAAATGAAATTTTAAAACATTATAGTGATGAACATAGATTGTCATTGCTTATTAGACACGGAGATAGGGATGCTATTCCTGACGGTTCATTTGGAAACGAAGTTCTACTGAATGAAAAAGGAAAACAAAACGCAAAAAATTTTGGCGAAAGTTTATCAGAAAGAAAACTAAACAAAATTTTTACAAGCCCTGTTGGACGTTGTATTCAAACGGCTGAATTTATTACCAAAGGTTATGGAAGTCCAGTAGAAATAATTGAAACAACTGCGTTAGGTGCACCCGGACTGCATATTGCTGACGAAAAAATTGCAGGAGAATATTATTTGCAACACGGAGGTTTTAAAATGTATGACCATTTTATTCAAGGGGTGGAAATACCCGGTGTGCCTAAAATTGAAGAATTACGCAACTCCCTTACCAATTTTATTTCAGAAAACACAAAGGACAACGGTTTGACACTTTTTGTTTCTCACGATATGTTGATTGCATTTTATCATTACAGTATTAATAAAACAATTTACACTAAAGAAAATTGGGTTAAATATTTATCGGGACTAACCTTGAAAAATGGGCGTTATGAAAAATGAACTTAAATCATTCTTTACGGAACACTGGACATATATGGCAGTTAGCACAGCTTGCAAACTCAATTTGTTTGATAACTTACTAGAAGAAAAAACAGCAAAGCAATTAGCTGAGGAACTTTCGTTAAATGAAGAAAAATTATTGTTGTTGCTAAATGCTTTGCATAATGCCAATTTCTTGAGTAAAAATGTCGAGTTATTCAAGGTTAATTCTTTGTCGAAATTTCTCACAGAAAATAATCCTGATAGCTTAAAATACGCTTGTTTGAATTGGAGTTCAGAACATTTGAATGCTTGGCAGAATTTGGATTTTTCCATCAAAACAGGCAATAGTACTTTTAAAGAAATCTACGGAAAGCCATTTTTTGATTTTCTAAACGACAACTCGGAAAAGCTTCACGCTTACCACAAAGCAATGTATCAATATGCAAAAGATGATTACAAAAATTTGCCTGAGGTGATTGATTTCAGCAAACACAAATCTCTAATGGATGTTGGGGGTGGTTACGGTGCAGTTTTGGAGAACATTAAGGCAAAGAAACCAAACGTTGAATGTGTTTTGTTTGACTTGCCCAAAGTCATCGAT comes from Sphingobacteriales bacterium and encodes:
- the cobO gene encoding cob(I)yrinic acid a,c-diamide adenosyltransferase, which gives rise to MEKYKGYIHLYTGNGKGKTTAALGLALRAVGAGKRVFIGQFVKGMHYAEIDALKRFSEIEIKQYGLDCFIKKEPTEKDIKAAQIGLREVTEMILENKYDIVVMDEVCIALHYHLFDLNDIIKILQKKPVSMEIILTGRYAPAKLYELADLITEMKEIKHYYNKGVQARKGIEY
- a CDS encoding glycosyltransferase codes for the protein MHILKIIHGYPLNYNAGSEVYSQSICNELSKRHKVSVFTREENPYSPDFTIRHENKTDNLNFYFVNNPQGKDGYRHKQMDENFAELVKQIKPDIAHIGHVNHLSTGLIDELNKLNIPIIYTLHDFWLMCPRGQFLTRSIGKTNNFQLCKKQDDKKCATDCYKVYFSGREENEQNEIENWSNWIHQRMAETKSIINKVDLFIAPSHYLRNRFINEFEVPENKIVYLDYGFPTEYLTQTKKSNEKTNFTFGYIGTLIPAKGVNDLIEAFKQIEEPATLKIYGRENGQSTNALKLLASTSKNKIEFAGEYINHNLANDVFSNVDCIVVPSIWGENSPLVIHEAQSCKVPVITADFGGMKEYVQHNINGLLFEHRNTNSLAEQMKFAVTNPDKMKTLGEKGYLYSADGSVPNIQDHCKELENIYSEFIYKLWRVTLDTNPEDCNLSCTMCEEHSPFSTYIKEKLGGKHRRMPKEWLEPIFQQAKKIGVTEMIPSTMGEPLIYKHFAHFIELCYKYDIKMNLTTNGTFPRTTEKTVTEWAKLIVPITTDVKISWNGATAETSQKVMLKINFDEAVANVKEFMRIREEHFAKTGYYCRVTFQLTFMQNNMHELADIVKLAAELGVDRVKGHQLWAHFDEIKHLSMKATPESILQWNEYVKEAHEAQEKFRKPNGDKVILENIIPLQKNENKEIPESYECPFLEKELWVSATGKISPCCAPDEQRNTLGDFGNIENTSIEEVLRSDNYQNLVKNYKKIDLCKTCNMRKPNKI
- a CDS encoding Mrp/NBP35 family ATP-binding protein translates to MGAFEKINLPSVKNIIVVASGKGGVGKSTVSTNLAIALARNGEKVALVDADIYGPSIPKMFGIENARPDVTTFGDKEMMFPIEKYGVKIMSIGFFLAANQGLIWRGPMAANAITQLFENTEWGEIDYMIIDFPPGTGDIQLTTVQKIKLTGVIIVTTPQEIALNDARKAASMFTNPDLNVPILGIIENMSWFTPKKHPEEKYYIFGQGGGAILASELNSTLLGQIPLVSEVGEAAEKGLSIYNQTDKTVISAFEKVIEKIV
- a CDS encoding radical SAM protein, encoding MISFGPIPSRRLGKSLGINNIPEQKICSYSCVYCQVGLTRKYCVERTTFYEPEFIYNEVSHHLEKLKPSDKPDYLTFVANGEPTLDINLGKSIAKLKSLGIPVAVITNASLLHVPEVRHDLLMADWVSVKIDANEEAIWKKINRPHKKIHFSDYLKGLQLFSSEYKGKLCTETMLIESFNDTIEILQATAALIKQINPAVAYISIPTRPPAIKTIKPPSEKKINEAYQIFLNAGLNAELTLGFEGTNTGYTGNAYEDILNICAVHPIREDTMQELLQKDNADYNMVKSMIENNIIQQIEYNSNKFYIRKLNN
- a CDS encoding sigma-54 factor interaction domain-containing protein, giving the protein MKNIYISWHYTTHGVAYLKHILSRFYLFEKLPSEKLDLSRLEQEELNVIFDTPKQNGFLFDEIIYLTAPQIAFDKLSSRRVSYKKTILDDEFVINQGLKELFDEIISNDKICYDLEAEFSYVKKKYPNKIKIFEHAVWRNIQHYPIEQQIKWLTEYSNFKNVYQGNFKVVELNVNDLRDEKQISDVVSRWSRQYFSKQKNFQPIINVSLGSNETQVVWHILAEAGQLPENTRFIKTYDDKSDKLEKRFKQFSIQEIPTNLISTIGAEFKVFSETKSPSRKLVNKKMETFLKSGFSILLIGERGIGKSKIASEAKQSFDNKNPFIEANCASFDEDSKAEAELFGFEKGAFTGANAVKKGLLEEADGGILFLDEIHHLSKLVQAKLMKALQTDKHNKMSIRRMGSNKEIKVECRLIFATNKSVAELRNELLPDFYDRIVQHVVNIPSIRETVEDRITDWENIWKGLKFKGDAPKELELVKWLKQLPLYGNYRDLQKIAMYYNAFNQFDADTKNMLNETNAFQYAKNEFEKYHSPVVQLGKEKFNFNIKQTTKEMIADYLFELQDWAVSKFEGRKPAIEHFKSIGDTVTEKTFNDWKNKKSLTKSKS
- a CDS encoding histidine phosphatase family protein, with amino-acid sequence MKNEILKHYSDEHRLSLLIRHGDRDAIPDGSFGNEVLLNEKGKQNAKNFGESLSERKLNKIFTSPVGRCIQTAEFITKGYGSPVEIIETTALGAPGLHIADEKIAGEYYLQHGGFKMYDHFIQGVEIPGVPKIEELRNSLTNFISENTKDNGLTLFVSHDMLIAFYHYSINKTIYTKENWVKYLSGLTLKNGRYEK
- a CDS encoding methyltransferase; amino-acid sequence: MKNELKSFFTEHWTYMAVSTACKLNLFDNLLEEKTAKQLAEELSLNEEKLLLLLNALHNANFLSKNVELFKVNSLSKFLTENNPDSLKYACLNWSSEHLNAWQNLDFSIKTGNSTFKEIYGKPFFDFLNDNSEKLHAYHKAMYQYAKDDYKNLPEVIDFSKHKSLMDVGGGYGAVLENIKAKKPNVECVLFDLPKVIDRVTIPNIKKIGGSFFDKIPNQSEAIILSRVLHDWNNEKAKHILQNCFEALPNNGVLYVIENCADKITADLSLLSLNMTAICESYERTTKEYISLAQNTNFSFQGEVKLNDLQTILIFKK
- a CDS encoding P-loop NTPase — encoded protein: MEIAVISGKGGTGKSSISAAFATLSEKVVLADCDVDAANLYILFNPTHEEEQVYIGGQKAEINYSLCTNCSLCIDYCRFGAISFLNDKVIISETSCDGCKLCSRICPTEAITMIDSDKSRMYAGTFRNGKMVYGRLAPGEENSGKLVNIVRDKAKTIAKAENIETIIIDGPPGIGCPVISTITGVDHVVIVTEPTISGMHDLKRTVEICSKFNLKTWVIINKYDLNYEMSNQIEDYCNSINISIAGKLLFDSKVVEAMVNCKSIVEYAPKSAFVIELQTAFIKITNGKI
- a CDS encoding FAD-dependent oxidoreductase gives rise to the protein MKTTDVLVIGGSAAGMVAALTGKAHWSNKEFILVKKQKEMMVPCGIPYIFGTLDCSEKNLMPVDTMLQKNGITSIVDEATEIDTNNKVVTFASGEKIGYQKLIIATGSIPVKPKWLEGADLENVFVIPKDKAYLDNMKAKLEQVKNIAVIGAGFIGVELSDELTKKGYKVTLIEKLPHILNLAFDPEIAKNIHDLLTKKGLNIITGKGISKVLGNNKVEAIELEDGQTLKMDAVVLSIGYKPNSELAKKSGIYVDEDNFIAVDEYMRTHVKDVFAVGDCAQKRDFVTRRRVPTMLASTACAEARIAGMNLFNLHVVKTFSGTIAIYSTAIDDIGFGTAGVTEQRAEQEGIATITGTFEGVNRHPGNLPDAHKQIVKLIAAKNSGIIIGGEVIGGKEAGELTNVIGLAIQNRMSVNSFLTMQIGTHPCLTASPAAYPLIKAAESIAIKMLNHKE